A section of the Neofelis nebulosa isolate mNeoNeb1 chromosome 12, mNeoNeb1.pri, whole genome shotgun sequence genome encodes:
- the UGCG gene encoding ceramide glucosyltransferase encodes MALLDLALEGMAVFGFVLFLVLWLMHFMAIIYTRLHLNKKATDKQPYSKLPGVSLLKPLKGVDPNLINNLETFFELDYPKYEVLLCVQDHDDPAIDVCKKLLGKYPNVDARLFIGGKKVGINPKINNLMPGYEVAKYDLIWICDSGIRVIPDTLTDMVNQMTEKVGLVHGLPYVADRQGFAATLEQVYFGTSHPRSYISANVTGFKCVTGMSCLMRKDVLDQAGGLIAFAQYIAEDYFMAKAIADRGWRFAMSTQVAMQNSGSYSISQFQSRMIRWTKLRINMLPATIICEPISECFVASLIIGWAAHHVFRWDIMVFFMCHCLAWFIFDYIQLRGVQGGTLCFSKLDYAVAWFIRESMTIYIFLSALWDPTISWRTGRYRLRCGGTAEEILDV; translated from the exons CCGATTACACCTCAACAAGAAGGCAACGGACAAACAGCCATATAGCAAGCTCCCAGGTGTGTCTCTTCTGAAACCTTTGAAAGGAGTAGATCCTAACCTAATCAACAACTTGGAGACATTCTTCGAATTGGATTATCCCAAA TATGAAGTACTCCTTTGTGTACAAGATCACGATGATCCAGCCATTGATGTATGTAAGAAGCTTCTTGGAAAATACCCCAATGTTGATGCTAGATTGTTTATTG gtGGCAAAAAGGTTGGCATTAAccctaaaattaataatttaatgccAGGATATGAAGTTGCAAAGTATGATCTGATATGGATCTGTGATAGTGGAATAAGAG taattCCAGACACGCTTACTGACATGGTTAACCAAATGACAGAGAAAGTGGGCCTGGTTCATGGGCTGCCCTATGTAGCAGACAGACAGGGCTTTGCTGCTACATTAGAACAG GTATATTTTGGAACTTCTCATCCAAGGTCCTATATCTCTGCCAACGTAACTGGCTTCAAATGTGTGACAGGAATGTCTTGTTTAATGAGAAAGGATGTGTTAGATCAAGCAGGAGGGCTTATAGCTTTTGCTCAATACATTGCTGAGGATTACTTTATGGCCAAAGCCATAGCTGACCG AGGTTGGAGGTTTGCGATGTCCACTCAGGTTGCAATGCAAAACTCTGGCTCTTATTCAATTTCCCAATTTCAATCCAGAATGATCAG gtggacCAAATTGCGAATTAACATGCTTCCCGCTACAATAATTTGTGAGCCAATTTCAGAGTGCTTTGTTGCCAGTTTAATTATTGGATGGGCAGCCCACCATGTATTCAGATGGGATATTATggtatttttcatgtgtcattgcCTGGCATGGTTTATATTTGACTACATTCAACTCAGGGGTGTCCAG gGTGGCACACTGTGTTTTTCAAAACTTGATTATGCAGTAGCCTGGTTCATCCGTGAATCCATgacaatatacatttttttgtcgGCATTATGGGACCCTACTATAAGCTGGAGAACTGGTCGCTACAGATTGCGCTGTGGGGGCACAGCGGAGGAAATTCTAGATGTATAG